The sequence gctacatccttttctaccaaaaacaaacaatcactgtcttcataatctgattcatcatctaaatTACCAGCATCATATTTAACATAGTAGGCTCTTTTATTAAACTTCCCTTTACCTTCTCTAAGATTTTGTCTTGATCCTTTTTCtagacatctagtagctatatgaccaatctttcgacatctaaaacatttaagaggtaacatacctttgtattttccagtgcctttctttagtttccttacaaagttttcttccatctcatctaaaCTTTCATTTTCTAGATCTTTTTCAGAGGCTTTAAAGGAAAACTTAGATTTAGATTTGTCTTTTCCAAACATCCTTATCTTAAATGCAAACAATGTACCATAAAGCTTTTCCCTAGTAAACTTCTTCGAGACATAAGTTTTTTCAATACCAGAGATCTTGTCACTCTAGCTTTCTGATAAAGACATCAAAATATTTtgatatcttctccttcttccattttaaaATTCTCATATCTATGTGTAGCTGTTATCTTCCTTCATAATTTAACTTTGTCATTTCCTTCGTAGATATCTCTAGAATTTTCCCAAACCTTATAattagtattcaatgaaataaacattgtcaatttagtctttgataaaggactaaagataacataccttgcCCTTTCATTCTCTCCATAATCTTGAATTTCGTCTAGAGTGATAAGAGCATTCGCCTATTGTACATACTTATTTTCCACAACTTCCCAAGTGTTGTAGCCCAAGGAGATTAGGTAacctctcatctttactttctagAAGCTATAGTCAGAtgcttcaaagataggaatggtcAACTTATGTGCCATCGGATAAGGATGTATCTCAAGTAGTTAAgatcttctccaaggaaccaaaggtTTGATAACAATTGTTAAATATATGGGCAACTAAGaggagagggtgaatcagttgacaaattAAACAATTTCTTCAATTATTTTGCACATCTAGAGTAACCAACAGAATTAACTAATGCAGATATAGCATGCAAGCACAAACACAAAATAGATCACACAATGACtaccagatatgacatggaaaacccaataaggaaAAAACCATGCAGAATGTTAGTTGTCAATATACAacatcagttaaggtgatttttacaaatggTGGCTCACTGCTAAAATGCTCACTACAGGAAGGCTCAGtgccaaataaagaaagagagagaatcCGCCATTGTTACATAATTTGTAATACGAAAATTATTTCTGGTACATCAGCAACAACACACTTCACGTATCATCTTCACACAACAACAATTAGATTTATTTTTAAGTCTCACACTTCTTCCATATATCATTACCACAAACAATGACACACCAACACATTCAGATCATCCAAATATTTATATTGTCTTCAAGAAACACAATCTTCTAAGTTAGCCAAGACATagatttgaaataggtcaacactaaacattttggtggtgggaacgaatgagaagtagaccataccatgACACACATCATCAGTTAGATCAACacgttacatccatcacaaattttGGACCCAAATCATGAGTCACGCTACACAAATATCGTtactcatccttgaattctgggcTTAATTTGGACCCAAAATAGCACTGTCCAATACAACAAAAAATAAGAGTGGAACTAGGATACTGATGAATATaatcaatcaacaccatatctTGTAAACAAAGAAATTTGGATCACCATCAATTCAGTCAATCAACACTGAATATCAACTGGAAGACATCTTCCAGATCACCAACTCTAAAACCATATGTTGACATTAGTGATAACCATTATGCTGACATCAATTACAACcgatcataatcatcaacatcacatttgcaacaactaCCACAAAAGTAGTAAAAAATATAACTCGTCCCTTTCAATCCTAAAGTGTAGGCACAATTCAAAATACAAACTCCTGCAAAATAATTTCCAAGCTTCTAGAAAGAGAAGAAGATAACCAAACAAAAACATGTCCTAAACAAAAAATCCATTTTTTTTCTATAATAATGTTTTTTACAAAACCGCTTTCTCCATTTCACACTTAAGTTCTCTTTGCACAAGATGTAATTGAAATAACACAATTTTGAAAATTGTAAATAAAAAACTAATGTAACTCGGTTAAAATCTTTGCTTCTACAAATACCACAAGTTTTCTAAGACtatacatttgtttaattattttcacTGGAAAAGAGTAAAAAAAAATCATAGCTCATATATTTTGTAATGAATAATTTAACTTAGATTTCATTTCATTCAAGCAGTGGTCATTATGTAGAGAGGCCTCAAAAAATAATAACTTTAACAAGTATTAAAATCATTTCACAGGAACTCACAAGAATTATGGAAAATAATCAAATATAATTAATCATAACTTGtgcaaattatataaataaattttatgggTAATCATTATAGTCATGAAATCTACAATCGATCAATTTGTAGACAAGCTCAATAGACCATAAAAGACTAATCTCATGATTCAAGATCAACTACGATGAGAACAATAATACAATATTTTTACTAAAAACAATTGTCTCTAATTAATCATTGTTGAGGAAACCTACACTTGCATACACAACTAAAATATTAAACATATGTGCAAAACATAGAGTGGTGAACCCACTATAGAGGAGGCACTAATATAACAAACACAAAATGATATCAATATTCTCATTTAACTGACATTATCTAGTACTAACATGATTCAAATATAAAGGTGCATACTCATATTCACAATACTAAACTCAAATATATCTTTGCTCTATTTTTCTGGTCTGTGTTCTTTAGAGGTATTTGTGTGGGGAGGGGGCTTCTCATTTGTAGTCCCGTCTGATTCAGATCAGGCCAAAAACCGTTTTCAGATATTTTTGTTTCTtcaatttaatataattgaaattgATACTTTCACTCATTTAACtatgaaaaaaaaaatactataCTCACTAGTATAAACATAATCACGACTAATAAGAAAAATGGTGAAAATAAAATATAGTcaaattcaaatatataaaatcgaAACAAATAGAAGATGAATGCCAAAACACAAAGTGGAGCATTGTAACGATATACATGGACTAAAGGCGATTTTGTATACTGCTGATTTCCAAACAATGAGATTATAAGATATCTTTACTACATAATAAAACACTGTGCCAAAAATCAAAGCTGAGCAACATAATGAAATACATACACCTCAAGGCGACTGTATACATTGTTAAACTATAAACTATATAATGAGTGCCAATAGAAAATGTCTTTTCAACATATAAACAATCAATGCCAAAACTGAAAGCTGAGCAACATAACGAAATACGTACGCCTCCTGGCGACTTTCTACATTTCTAACCTATAAGGTGAGGCAATTGATAGTCACTACTTAGGTTCAATCTTTACTCCATCTATGACTATGCCACTCTTAGGGTAACTGTCTGTATTTTTCATACAGACTTCAATCTCGCAGCTTTCACCATGTTTTTTTGAAACAAATTCGCCCGCGACGAATTCTGTCCACCCATTTCTCTGAATTATAAAATCCGTCTTCTTAGGTACATCGACTACTTTAGTGAAATCATCTAAACATATAGCCGATTCAGTCGACTTTCCATCAGCTATAAGCGAAAATGTGAATTGTGATGGACATTCGGACATCTTCTGTTTATCAATCCTTAAAACAAACCGCACGCTGTACTCCGTTTCAGGAGTGAGGAGCGCGCAGTCGATCCGTTGCCACACTTGGAAGCATTCAACGCTTTTTAGCTCCGCAGCGTGGTCGAATCTGAAATCAGTAAAacaatattattaattattatgtatatgtataaaagAACCACGAATCGCATGATTTGGTTTGATTGAAATTAAAGGTTATACGAAACTAACCTGGAGCTCTCCTTTGAAACCCATTCCCAATAGCGACTATCCAAACCGAATGTGATGTCTAAAGCTTTAGCAGAAACCATGAGACATATTTTGTCGGTAGATCTATCGATCCAAATCCTCTACGTTTTTCAAAAATACCAAATACTTGTCAAGCCATTTTAGCAGATAGCATTACGGAACAAGAGAAACATAGAAATATTGTTGCCTTATACCTGTGTTCCACCGTCTATAAGAATTGACCAGCAAAGCCTGTAGTAGAGCATTCTCTTTCGAAAATTGGACACTGGGGAGACGGCCCTGGCAAGGATTTCACTGTAATGTACAGGAAGCTTCCGCTCCCAGTACGCTTCATCAAGGAAAATGCCATGGTTTAGTAATTGTCTACGCCGTATCCCAAATTGCATCGGCTGCGGTTTTCCCAAATAATGAGTGTTCATTCCGCTCAATGTTTTGTGCGAGATATTGTTCCTAATTCAGCAAGAACGTGTTTTCGGCAGAGACGAGGAATTCTACTTTATACTCTGCACGGTCCCAAAACATTAGCGTGGCTTCCAAGCAACATTGGTAAATGGCGGGATTTGGCATCTTGCGTGCCGCATAAGAATGGAATAAAGGCTTCCTCAATACTTTCTTTTCACAAGCATCGAATTTAGTGACTTTATGTTGATGGAAGTGCATTCTTTTCTTCTTCGAATACATTTTATCCTTCCGTCTTCCATGGCATGGGAATCCCACCATAATCCAACGTGTTTAAACATACCTCGCTAATCGAATCTAAGTTAAACACGGAATGAATTAAACGTCATGTTAATAGATTGTATAAACTTTGGGAATCAGGACTCTAACCATAATCGAAGATCAATAGAAGAGCGGGGTGATAAAAAGATTGGTGAGTATGCTCATTCCTTCCTTAGTATATAGTACGTTTTGCGCCTTTAGGTTAAAATATACATCCCCTTTTTCATAAGACTTAATATTCAGAATATTTGTTCAATGTaatctattaataaaataaaattagcatATCTATCTTTAAAGGAATATAGATAAAATACATAAAAAGATatcaaatttattaattattttatttataaaaaatactatattattatattgtaattaatattaaattatattatattatgatattgtaaaaaacattaaattattattaaaatatgattatattattatgttttaatatatctttattttaatattttttatatttccacAAAAGAAAAAATGTCAACTAAGACTAcagtattattatattatcatattacTATATTATTGCATtaacataacattttatttatgtaCAACCTGAgctggcctagtggtggagaacttgtgatcTTGAAGAGGttgcaagttcaaatcccacaagaggGTATTGTATGTACTTCATTGGGCTCGGGCCATTAATaactaaaaattatttaattgagttCATGACaggagaaaaaataaaatattcatttttttcctttttacttttcatgcatttaagtttCACCAAAGTGTTAAATTAAATGCTTCTAATGTTTATAGATAGACATTTTTCATCTATATGTGATTATAATGTCTCTAACATATTGAACAACATATACAAATCAATgaaatgagatttccacaatccatagattATCTGTACAAGCTTCTAGAAGAGATTGTGTGtgattttttttatcgataatgtttcagatcacactctgtgatccatcatcaggataatgAGAGCATATTAAGCACaaaatgatggatcacggagtgtgatccaaaatattaTTGATAAACAAACTTGCACACAATCGCTTCCAGAAGCTTCTACAGATAacatatataaatattttctttttaatattaaataataaaataaaagttaTAATTAATGAACAAATTAGACAAGTCAATTTAAATTACTttgtttaataaaaatatatttcaattaataaatatatttagatAGGATACTAAAATTTTATTTGTTATAATGTTACGAGACTATAATCTTTAAGATCTATCTTTCATAGCCATTCCTCTCCAATCCACACATCCTTCTAATACCTATATATGGTACAACCATAAGCCACTAGACAAAGATACTATTCACTAGAGAAATGGCTTGAAATAGCTATATAGTTTTTGGGCCAAGTAGAAAGCCATTAGGCCTTTCGAAACACAACATACCATCTACATTTTCTATCTAGAACACCTTCAGATAGTTTCCATATAGTTGTACAACATCTATACATAAGCCAATATAATTGATGTACACCTTCCTCATTCTAGATAGAAAAACCATATCCACGTAGTCCTAAAACACCTAATTTCAACATCATAGATATTTACTAGAATACTCTATATAATTTGTATGACATTtatacacctcttcatcatatcgCTTCCAAATCAACATTCGAatcaccaacaagtttgacatcaatctACTATCAACACCTCTACATCATATCACTTTCGAACCAACATTCGTAccatcaacaagtttgacatcaatgataacataaactTACATGTGAAACATGGGCAACAAAGGTGCCAATGAGAATCCTATCTTTACAATATTGAATGAGTGAGAGTAGTAGAACATGAAAGACTAGGGTTTTAGGCAGGACCAAGGATGCACAGGAATCATCTAAGGATGAATATGACTTTAACCCAAATGATGAGGACGAATTTTCTCCTTTATGTCATTTGAGTGTCATGTTGTGTGGCATGGTTTTTCACCCTTTCTTCCCTATGTGTATTTTTGCCTGGTTTACTTTGCATGGTTTTTCTTTGAAGGTGTATGAGGAGGTTCACTAAGCAGCCCTATGTCTTCTTTTAACTGTGTTGGGGGAGACCTATTGCATTTTTGTTTTGAGTTTATGACTTCTTTCATGGGTATTTTATTGGACCTCTTTTTTCCATTTGGGGCTTGGTTCCATCAATGTTTTGTTAGCTTTGTTGCTTGCCATGTTGGTCTTTGTGAGTTCCTTAATGGGGCTTTAGGCTAGTGTGGAGGCTCTTGGTGGCAAAGCCTTGTGTTAGGATTTGTGGGTATTGGCACTATTGTGGGATCCATGTCTCTTATTTCCATAGAACCAATTGTAGGTGTTATGAGTTTTACCTCCTTATGGGTTTTTCTTCCTCTACTCTTGTCCTTTCCTTATCTTTGATTTCGAGAAGTTTTTTCAGTGTAAGTCTTTGGGTGGATCTGTTCTTCTTGATGGTCAAGTAGTTGCTAGCAGTTTTCATGGGATTGGGCTAGCCTTGGTTTCTTTTTTTATTAGTGGTTTGTTATCTTTGGGTTGTGCTCATCCCCACTATTGCTCGATGATTTATGCTTTTTCTTATCAAGTGGTTTTCTGTTGTTCTTGGTTGCATTCTTCCCTACTAGGATCCTATCAAGGTGGATTTTTCTCTTGTGGCCATGGTGTGGATTTGGCTCATTTTTCTCCCCTCTTTCTCTTTCATGATTCTTATTGAGGTGGAGGCAATGCCTATGGAGGTGGTGATTTTCCTAGTGGGAGAGGTTGGTTGTATCTCCATGTGGCATAGTTATGTCTCTAGATACTTGGTTGGGGGGTTGAATTGAGTTTGTCTCTTCCAACTATTGGATTATATCTCTTATGTTCCTATTAAGGTAGCTTCATTTTCTATTAAGGTGGAGAGGAGTTTCACTAGAGGGAAGTTGACCTTCTGCTGGAGAGTCTTTGCAGGTTTCAGCATGATAGTTTTGGGATCCATGACAAAACCCAATTTGAAGGTTTAGGGAGCCTCTCAAAATCTCCTGATCATTATCTTGCATTTGATTGCCTGGGAGTCTTGGTTAATTCGAGATTG is a genomic window of Cryptomeria japonica chromosome 7, Sugi_1.0, whole genome shotgun sequence containing:
- the LOC131857165 gene encoding F-box protein At2g02240-like is translated as MNTHYLGKPQPMQFGIRRRQLLNHGIFLDEAYWERKLPVHYSEILARAVSPVSNFRKRMLYYRLCWSILIDGGTQRIWIDRSTDKICLMVSAKALDITFGLDSRYWEWVSKESSRFDHAAELKSVECFQVWQRIDCALLTPETEYSVRFVLRIDKQKMSECPSQFTFSLIADGKSTESAICLDDFTKVVDVPKKTDFIIQRNGWTEFVAGEFVSKKHGESCEIEVCMKNTDSYPKSGIVIDGVKIEPK